The stretch of DNA GTCGCCCTGGTGCGCGTGATCTGGATCGCGACGGACCTCAACACCGGTGGCGCCACCCCGCACACCGTCGCGGAGGGAGCGATCGTCGTGGACGGCCCCGGCGTCCTGCTGTGGGCGGTGATCCTGGTGGTCGCCCTGGCCGGGGTCTGCCTGTTCGCCGAGCGCCAGCTCGACGGGGGCGTCTCCGCGTTCGCCGGTCAGGCCGCGGCGCTGCCGGGCACCGCGGCGGAGCGGACCGCCTCGCAGCAGGGCCTGGACCACACCGAGGTCTACCCGCTGCTGCTCTTCGCTGTCGGCGGGATGATGCTCTTCCCGGTCGCCGGCGACCTGCTGATGCTGTTCGTCGCGCTCGAGGTGCTGAGCCTGCCGCTCTACCTGCTGGTGGGACTGGCGCGCCGGCGCCGGCTGCTCTCCCAGGAGGCGGCGTTGAAGTACTTCCTGCTCGGCGCCTTCTCCTCCGGGTTCTTCCTCTACGGCCTCGCCCTGGTCTACGGGTACGCCGGCACACTCGACCTGGCCGGCATCGGCCGCGTCGTGCGGCACGGCGGCCCGAACCACCCGCTGCTGATCGTCGGGATGGGGCTGATGGCGGTGGGGCTGCTCTTCAAGGTCGGCGCTGTGCCGTTCCACGCCTGGACGCCGGACGTCTACCAGGGTGCGCCGACGGCCGTGACGGCCTGGATGAGTGCGGCGACCAAGGTGGCGGCCTTCGGGGCGCTGCTGCGGCTGTTCGTGGTCGCGTTCGGCCACGACCGGCTCTCCTGGCAGCCCGTGCTCGGCGTGATCGCCATCGCGACGATGCTCTTCGGGGCCGGGATCGCCGTCGTGCAGAGCGACGTGAAGCGGATGCTCGCCTACAGCGCGGTCGCCCACACCGGCTTCCTGCTCACCGGCGTGGTCGGCTTCTCGGCCGGCGACAACGACGGCGCCGACGCCACCCACGCCGTGCTCTTCTACCTGGTCGCCTACTCGGTCGCCACCGTCGGCGCCTTCGCGCTGGTCACCGTGGTCCGCGACAGCAACGGCGAGGCCACGTCCTTCGCCAAGTGGACAGGGCTGGGCAGACGCTCGCCGAGCGTGGCGGTGCTGTTCGCACTCTTCCTGTTCTCGATGGCCGGCATCCCGTTGACCGGCGGCTTCATCGGGAAGTGGGAGGTCTTCACGGTGGCGCTGCGGGCAGGCTACTGGCCGGTGGTGGTGGCGGCGATCGCTGCCAGCATCGTCTCGGTCTTCTTCTACGTGCGCTTCGTGCTGCTGCTGTTCTTCATCGAGCCGAAGGCGGCCGACGCGGCCCCGGAGCAGTCGCTCGGTGTCGTCGCCGTACCGGCCTGGGGGAGCATCGCGGTGATAGCGGTCTGCGCGGCCGGCACGATTTTCCTCGGCGTCCTGCCGGACCCCGTTCTGCATCTGATCGACAATGCGGGATCATTCCTCGGGTGAGCACTGCTGACCTGGCCCTGCCCATCTCCGACGAGGCCCTCGCCCAGCGCCTGAGCGCGCGGCTGGCGCTGGTGGAGAAGGCTCTGGCCGACCACGTCCGCAGCCGGTCGCCGTTCGTCAGCGAGGCCGCCGCCCACCTGCTCGAGGCCGGCGGGAAGCGGTTCCGCCCGCTGTTGGTGCTGCTGGCGGCCGAGACCGGCGATCAGCCCGATGCCGACGACGTGATCACCGCCGCCTGCGTCGTGGAGCTCACCCACCTGGCCTCGCTCTACCACGACGACGTCATGGACGAGGCGCTCGTGCGCCGTGCCGCCGACTCGGCCAACGCCCGCTTCGACAACAACATCGCCATCCTCACCGGCGACCTGCTCTTCGCCCGCTCCTCCGAGCTCACCGCCGACCTGGGCGCCGACGCCGTCGGCATCCAGTCGCGGGCCTTCGCCCGACTGGTGGAGGGCCAGATCCTCGAGGGCGTCGCACCGGGGCCGGGCGAGGATCCGGTCGCGCACCACCTCGACGTGGTCGCCGGCAAGACGGGTGCGCTGATCGCCACCTCCGCGCTGTACGGCGCCCGGTTCGGTGGGGCGTCGCGCGAGATCGAGGAGGCGCTGACGGCGTACGGCGAGATCGTCGGCGTCGCCTTCCAGATCTCCGACGACATCCTCGACATCGCCTCCGAGTCCGACGAGTCCGGCAAGACGCCCGGAACCGACCTGCGCGAGGGTGTGCCCACCCTGCCGGTGTTGATCGCCCGGCGCTCCTCGGCACCGGAGGACCGCCGGCTGCTGGAGTTGCTCGACACCGACCTCGACGACGACGAGGCGCTGGCCGAGTGCTTGGCACTGCTACGGACTCATCCGGCGATGGACGAGGCCCGCGCGTACGTGGTGGGCGAGGCGCAGAAGGCCAAGGCGCTGCTGGAGGTGCTGCCACAGGGACCGGTGCGCGACGCCCTGGAGCGGTTCGCCGACGTGGTGGCGGTGCGCTCGGCCTGACGGCGTCGTCGAGTGTCCAGCCGCCCGACGCTCCCGCCGAGACGCAATTCAGCAGAATCCACAGCGTCAGCACAGAATCTCTGATCTACTTCACGAGCCCCGCCCTGCGGGGATCGCCCCTGTCTCGAACCCCTGGAGCTCTCCGTGCGTCGTACCACCATCGCCACGACCGTGATCGCAGCGGCAGCTTCCGTCGTGCTGATCGTCCCGAGCGCCCAGGCGGCGTCGTTGGGCCGCAAGCTGAGCGGCACTGCCAGCTGCGACCAGGGCCAGGCCACGCTCGCCACCTCGGTCAACCACGCCGGTACCGAGCGGGGCAAGGTCACGCTCACCGGGCTGGGCAACAAGGACTGGAAGGGCGGCTTGCAGCTGAACCCGGAGGCCGCCTACGAGGCGGCCATGGCCGACGGTGACCTCAGCGACAGCGAGCTCGAGGCGTTGTTCGACGGTCCCCACAAGAGCTTCGTGGCGAAGCACGGCCGCATCAGCGAGAAGCGCAAGCTGCGTGACTCGCGCTCGCTGGACGCGACAGCCAACTTCAGGTCCGGCGTGGAGGTCTGCAGCATCTCGGTGTCGGGCGATGCCGGGCAGTTCGTCGCCAGCGGCAACGACGGCGGCATCGGCGTGCGGGTCAACGGCAAGCCCGCGGTGCAGGCCTACGTCACCGGCGAGGCGCACCACCGCTTCCGCTTCAGCTTCACCGTGCGGACCAAGGCCGGCACGAGGCACTGGTCCGCGACCCGGATCGCCGGCAGCGTGGGCGCGGCCGAGGCGACGATGCCCAGCGTGCGGGAGCTGAGCTCGTTCACGGAGGCGTCGGTCACCGTCACCGACCTCACCGTGCACATCGGCTCGGAGACGTTCAAGCTGCAGCGCTGAGCCGAGCGCGCGCCGCCCGGGCTCAGCCGACGGTCCAGGTGTCCCCGGCGTTGAGCAGGGCGGCGAGCCGCTCCTCGGGTGCTCCGTCGGTGGCGGCCCGGGCATCGGCTACCTGGGCGCGGGCCTGATCGTCGTACGTCGGGCGCTGGACCTGGCGGAAGATGCCGATCGGAGACCGGTGCAGGACGCCGGCGTCGGTCAGCCGCGAGAGGGCGAAGGCGGTGGTGGGGTCGGGGTGGTGCGCGTCGTGGACGAGCACGCTCCCCAGACCCACCTCGGCGACCGCGGCGACCTTCACGCCGCCGGTGGCCGAGTCGCGGATGAGGCCCTGGGACCCGTCGGCGCCGAAGACGATCGGCTCACCGTGGACCAGCGGGATGATCGCGCCTGCCTTGGTATCGGGGCTCTTGAGGTCGTCGAAGGCGCCGTCGTTGAAGATCGGGCAGTTCTGGTAGATCTCGACCAGCGCGGCGCCGCGGTGGGCGGCCGCCGCCGAGAGCACCGCGGTCAGGTGCGAGCGGTCGGAATCGATCGTGCGCGCCACGAACGTCGCCTCGGCACCCAGGGCCAGCGAGACCGGGTTGAAGGGGTGGTCGATCGACCCGACCGGAGTCGACTTGGTGACCTTGCCGGTCTCGGAGGTGGGGGAGTACTGGCCCTTGGTCAGACCGTAGATCCGGTTGTTGAACAGCAGGATCGTCAGGTTCACGTTGCGGCGCAGCGCGTGGATCAGGTGGTTGCCGCCGATCGAGAGCGCGTCGCCGTCGCCGGTGACGACCCACACCGAGAGGTCCTCGCGGGCGGTCGCGATGCCGGTCGCGATCGACGGCGCACGGCCGTGGATCGAGTGCATGCCGTAGGTGTCGAGGTAGTAGGGGAACCGCGACGAGCACCCGATGCCGGAGACGAAGACGATGTTCTCGCGGCGCAGGCCGAGACCGGGGAGGAAGCCCTGCACCGCCTTCAGGACGGCGTAGTCACCGCAACCGGGGCACCAGCGCACCTCCTGGTCGGAGGTGAACTCCTTGCCCGTCTGGGGCATGTCGGTGGTCGGGACCGACTCGATGCCGGAGCGGAAGGACGGGTTCTCGAGATCGACTGACATCACAGCTCCTCGCCGGGCTCGATGGCGGTGTTCGACAGGTCGACGGTCACGCCCTCGGCCTCCGCGACCAGGGCGCCGATCGCCTCGGCCAGCTCCGAGGACTTCAGCGGCAGGCCGCGCACCACGTTGAACCCGACGGCGTCGACGAGGTAGCGGGCGCGCAGCAGCAGGGAGAGCTGGCCCATGTTCATCTCCGGCACCAGCACCTTGTCGTAGCGCCGGAGGATCGCCCCGAGGTCGTCGGGGAAGGGGTTGAGGTGCCGCAGATGGGCCTGGGCGACGTCGAAGCCGGCCTTGCGGACATGACGCACCGCCGATCCGATCGGGCCGTAGGTCGAGCCCCAGCCGATCACCAGCACCTTGGCGCGCCCCTCCCCGGGCGGACCGGACGGGTCGTCGACCTCGAGCGGCGGCAGCGATGCGGCGATGCGGGCCACCTTGGCGGCGCGGTGACGGACCATCAGGTCGTGGTTGGCGGGGTCGTAGGAGATGTTCCCGTGACCATCGCCCTTCTCCAGGCCGCCGATGCGGTGCTCCAGACCCGGCGTACCGGGGATCGCCCAGGGCCGCGCGAGGGTCTGCTCGTCGCGCAGGTAGGGCCAGAACTCCCCCGTCCCGCCCTCGCCGCCGTGGTTGGGCCCGGTCGCGAAGGCAGGGTCGATGACGGGCAGGTCCTCGACCGCCGGGATGCGCCAGGGCTCGGATCCGTTGGCCAGGTAGCCGTCGGAGAGCAGCATCACCGGGGTGCGGTAGGTGACGGCGATCCGGGCGGCCTCGAGCGCGGCGTCGAAGCAGTCGCCCGGTGTCGCGGGCGCGACGATCGGCACCGGCGCCTCGCCGTTGCGGCCGAACATCGCCTGGAGCAGGTCGGACTGCTCGGTCTTGGTCGGCAGGCCGGTGGAGGGCCCGCCGCGCTGCACGTTGACGACGATCAGCGGAAGCTCGGTCATCACCGCGAGGCCGATCGCCTCACCCTTGAGCGCGATGCCCGGTCCGGAGGTGGTGGTCACCCCGAGGGAGCCGGCGTACGAGGCGCCGATCGCCGACCCGACACCGGCGATCTCGTCCTCGGCCTGGAACGTCGTCACGCCGAAGGACTTGTGCTTGGAGAGCTCGTGCAGGATGTCCGAGGCCGGGGTGATGGGGTAGGACCCCAGGAAGACGGGGAGACCGGAGCGCACGCCCGCGGCGACCAGGCCGTACGCGAGCGCCAGGTTGCCGGTGATGTTGCGGTAGGTGCCCGCCGGCACCGGCGCCGGCTTGATCTCGTAGGAGACGGCGAAGGCCTCGGTGGTCTCGCCGTAGTTCCACCCGGTCTTGAACGCGGTGATGTTCGCGTCGCGGATCTCGGGCACCTTGGCGAACCGCCGGCTCAGGAACGCGATCGTCGACTCGGTGGGCCGGCCGTACATCCACGACAGCAGCCCGAGCGCGAACATGTTCTTCGCGCGCGAGGCGTCCTTGCGGGAGAGGCCGAACTCCTTGACCGCCGCGACGGTCATGCCCGTCAGGTCGACGGGGTGGACCTGGAAGTCGGCCAACGGGCTCGGTCCCTCTCCGGGCTCGAGCGGGTTGGTGTGGTAGCCGGCCTTGGCCAGGTTCCGGGTGGTGAAGTCGGCGGTGTCCACGATGATCGTGGCGCCCTTGGGCAGCTCGGCCAGGTTCGCCCGCAGTGCGGCCGGGTTCATCGCGACCAGCACGTCGGGAGCATCGCCGGCGGTCATGACGTCGTGATCGGCGAAGTGCACCTGGAAGGACGAGACGCCGGGGATCGTGCCCTGGGGGGCGCGGATCTCGGCTGGGAAGTTCGGCAACGTCATGAGGTCGTTGCCGAAGACGGCGGACTCCTGGGTGAACCGGTCGCCGGTGAGCTGCATGCCGTCACCGGAGTCGCCTGCGAACCGGATGACCACCCGATCGAGCTGCTTGACCTGCTTCGCCACGCTGTGCACCCCTTCGAACGCCGAGCCTGTGCTCACACCCACGGCCGTGGCCGTGCTGGTCGCTCCCACGTACGGTCACGCGACTTTCCACAGTAGCCGTCGCTTGGTGCCGGTACCCGCAGCCTGGGTCGGAGCATGAAACGAGAACACGTTCTCACTGTTCCGACCCGCTGTCCACGAATCGGACAGCCGGTATTAAGTCGCGTAGGGTAGGTGACATTACCGAGAAACAGTGGTCGGTCGGCCACTGCCTGAACGTGAGGAAACGAGGACACATGACGTCGATCAAGGTCACGGCTGCGCTCGTCGCTGCCGGGGTGCTGGCCTTGACCGGGTGCGGCAGCAACTCCGGTTCATCCAGTGCGGGAACACTCAACATCGTCGGCTTCTCCGTGATGGAGCAGGCCAACCAGAAGGTGTTCGCCGCCTTCGAGAAGACCGCGGCCGGCAAGGGGTGGAACCTCCAGGGTGCCTACGGCGCCTCCGGCACCGAGCGTGATGCGGTGATCGGCGGCCAGAAGGCCGACGAGGTCCACCTCTCCCTCGAGCCCGACGTCGCCAAGCTGGTCGACGCCGGCAAGGTCGCCTCCTCCTGGGCGGACAACGCGACCAAGGGCATCTGCACCGACTCCGTCGTCGTCTTCGGCGTCCAGAAGGGCAACCCCAAGGGCATCAAGACCTGGGACGACCTGCTCAAGCCGGGCGTACAGATCGTCACGCCGGACCCGGGCTCCTCCGGCTCGGCGAAGTGGAACCTGCTGGCTGCCTACGGCGCCTACCTCCAGGAGACCGGCAGTCCCGCGGGCGCCGAGGCCGACATGAAGAAGTTCATGGCCAACGTGGTCAGCTGGCCCAGCTCGGGCCGCGACGCCACCAGCGCGTTCGAGAACGGCACCGGCGACGTCCTGCTCTCCTACGAGAACGAGATGATCCTGGCGCGCCAGTCGGGTCAGAGCATCGACTACACCGACCCCGACACCAGCCTCCTGATCGAGAACCCGTGCGCGGTGACCAAGGACGCGCCGAAGGCCGCCAGCGACTTCCTCGCCTTCCAGAAGTCCGCTGCCGGGCAGAAGCTGTACGTCGAGACCGGGTTCCGCCCGCTCGCCGGTGTCGACACCGGCACGGTGACGGTCAAGGGTGCCAACGACCCGAGCAACCCGTTCCCGACCATCGCGCACCTGCAGACCATCGACAAGGACTTCGGCGGCTGGGACTCGGCCAACACGAAGTACTTCGACGAGACCAACGGCATCCTCACCAAGCTCAAGGCTGACTACAGCAAGTGAGCGCGAGGCCGTTGGGTCGCGGCGCCGGGCTGGGACTCGGCGTCGCGATGATCTGGTTCAGCCTCCTGATCCTCATCCCGCTGGCCGCCATCATCGTGAAGGCGGCCGGCGGGGGTCCGTCCACGTTCGGCCACGTGCTGACCGAGAGCGAGACCCGCGACGCACTGCTCCTCACCGTGAAGATGAGCGTGATCGTCACCATCGTCAACGTCGTGGTCGGCACGCTGATCGCGTGGGAGCTGGTCCGTGACCGGCCCGCTCGGGCGCGAGGTGCGGCGGCGGTGGGCGAGTGGTTCTGGGGCAAGGTCCGGGTCGTGATCGACCTGGTCATCGACATCCCGTTCGCGCTGCCGACGATCGTCGCCGGCCTGGTGCTGCTCTCGCTGTACGGGCCGCACAGCCCGCTCGGCCTGCACTGGGCGCCGACGACGCAGAAGGCCATCCTGGTCGCGATCGCGTTCGTCACGCTGCCGTTCGTCGTACGGACGGTGCAGCCGGTGCTGGAGGAGCTGGACACGGATGTGGAGGACGCGGCGGCCTCACTCGGGGCCGGCCGGCTGACGATCCTGCGCCGCATCGTGCTGCCCAGCGTGCTGCCGGCGATCTTCGCGGGCGCCTCGCTCTCGTTCGCGCGCGGACTCTCCGAGTACGGTTCGCTGGTGCTGCTCTCCTCGAACAGCCCGCACCGCACCGAGACGGTCTCGGTGCGGCTGTTCGCCTTCATCGAGCAGAGCAACACCCGGTCCGCAGCCGCGCTGGCCACCATCCTGCTGGTGGTGGCGCTGCTGGCCATCGTCGTCCTCGACGTGGTGCAGAGGCGGGTGGCGCGGCGTGGGTAGGTGGCTGCGGCGACTCATCGTGGTCGCCTATCTCTCGCTGCTGGTGCTGTGGCCGACGTGGTACGTCGTGAAGAACACCTTCTCCGGCGGGTTCGGCGCCTTCTGGGACGTCCTGCAGATGCCGGAGGTGACCTCCGCCCTGGAGGTGACGGCGCGGATCTCGGTGATCGCGGTGGCGATCAACGTGGTCTTCGGTGTCTGGATCTCGCTCGTGCTCGTGCGCTACACGTTCCCGGGGCGACGCATCCTGTCGGCACTCATCGACCTCCCGCTCTCGGTCTCCCCGGTCGTGGTCGGGCTCGCCCTGATGCTGGTCTACAGCCCGGCGTACGGCTGGTTCGGCAAGCCCCTGGACGGTGCCGGGATCGAGATCGTCTTCGCGACCCCGGGCATGGTGCTGGCGACCTGCTTCGTCACCCTGCCGCTGGTGATCCGCGAGGTCGTGCCCGTGCTCGAGGAGCTCGGCGACGACCAGGAGCAGGCCGCCCGGTCGCTGGGCGCCGGTACCTGGCAGACCTTCTGGCGGATCACTGTTCCCGGCATCCGGTGGGCGCTCATCTACGGCCTCGTGCTCAGCCTGGCCCGCGCGCTGGGCGAGTTCGGCGCCGTCAAGGTGGTCAGCTCGCGCATCGCGGGCCAGTCGATGACCGCCACCACCCTCGTCGAGGCGCGCAGCCAGTTCGCGCCCGGCGAGGCCTACGCACTGTCGTTCCTGTTGGCCTTCGCCGGCGTCGTGTGCCTGGTGATCGTGGCACTCCTGCGCGCGCAGGCCAACCGTTCCCTGGGAGAGAAGTCATGAGCATCGAGGTCCGTGGGGTCTCCAAGAGATACGGCGACTTCGTCGCCCTGGACGACGTGTCGGTGTCGCTGCCCACCGGCCAGCTGACGGCCCTGCTCGGCCCGTCCGGCGGCGGCAAGTCCACGCTGCTGCGGATCATCGCCGGGCTGGACTCCGCCGACACCGGGACGGTGGCGATCGAGGGCACCGAGGCCACCCACCTGCCGCCGCAGAAGCGCAACGTGGGCTTCGTGTTCCAGCACTATGCGGTCTTCAAGCACATGACGGTGGCGAAGAACGTCGCCTTCGGCCTGGAGATCCGCAAGCGCCCCAAGGCCGAGGTGGCGGCCCGGGTCAAGGAGCTGCTCGAGCTGGTCCATCTCTCCCAGTTCGCCGATCGGCTGCCCTCGCAGCTCTCCGGTGGCCAGCGGCAGCGGATGGCGCTGGCGCGCGCGCTGGCGGTCTCGCCGTCGGTGCTGCTGCTCGACGAGCCGTTCGGGGCGCTCGACGCGAAGGTCCGCAAGGAGCTGCGTGACTGGCTGCGCCGGCTGCACGACGAGGTGCACGTGACGACCGTCTTCGTCACCCACGACCAGGAGGAGGCCCTCGAGGTCGCCGACGAGATCGTGGTGATCAACAACGGCCGGGTGGAGCAGGTCGGCTCGCCGGATCAGCTCTACGACGCTCCGGCGAACGAC from Nocardioides sp. BP30 encodes:
- a CDS encoding extracellular solute-binding protein, which encodes MTSIKVTAALVAAGVLALTGCGSNSGSSSAGTLNIVGFSVMEQANQKVFAAFEKTAAGKGWNLQGAYGASGTERDAVIGGQKADEVHLSLEPDVAKLVDAGKVASSWADNATKGICTDSVVVFGVQKGNPKGIKTWDDLLKPGVQIVTPDPGSSGSAKWNLLAAYGAYLQETGSPAGAEADMKKFMANVVSWPSSGRDATSAFENGTGDVLLSYENEMILARQSGQSIDYTDPDTSLLIENPCAVTKDAPKAASDFLAFQKSAAGQKLYVETGFRPLAGVDTGTVTVKGANDPSNPFPTIAHLQTIDKDFGGWDSANTKYFDETNGILTKLKADYSK
- a CDS encoding 2-oxoacid:acceptor oxidoreductase subunit alpha — encoded protein: MAKQVKQLDRVVIRFAGDSGDGMQLTGDRFTQESAVFGNDLMTLPNFPAEIRAPQGTIPGVSSFQVHFADHDVMTAGDAPDVLVAMNPAALRANLAELPKGATIIVDTADFTTRNLAKAGYHTNPLEPGEGPSPLADFQVHPVDLTGMTVAAVKEFGLSRKDASRAKNMFALGLLSWMYGRPTESTIAFLSRRFAKVPEIRDANITAFKTGWNYGETTEAFAVSYEIKPAPVPAGTYRNITGNLALAYGLVAAGVRSGLPVFLGSYPITPASDILHELSKHKSFGVTTFQAEDEIAGVGSAIGASYAGSLGVTTTSGPGIALKGEAIGLAVMTELPLIVVNVQRGGPSTGLPTKTEQSDLLQAMFGRNGEAPVPIVAPATPGDCFDAALEAARIAVTYRTPVMLLSDGYLANGSEPWRIPAVEDLPVIDPAFATGPNHGGEGGTGEFWPYLRDEQTLARPWAIPGTPGLEHRIGGLEKGDGHGNISYDPANHDLMVRHRAAKVARIAASLPPLEVDDPSGPPGEGRAKVLVIGWGSTYGPIGSAVRHVRKAGFDVAQAHLRHLNPFPDDLGAILRRYDKVLVPEMNMGQLSLLLRARYLVDAVGFNVVRGLPLKSSELAEAIGALVAEAEGVTVDLSNTAIEPGEEL
- a CDS encoding polyprenyl synthetase family protein, encoding MSTADLALPISDEALAQRLSARLALVEKALADHVRSRSPFVSEAAAHLLEAGGKRFRPLLVLLAAETGDQPDADDVITAACVVELTHLASLYHDDVMDEALVRRAADSANARFDNNIAILTGDLLFARSSELTADLGADAVGIQSRAFARLVEGQILEGVAPGPGEDPVAHHLDVVAGKTGALIATSALYGARFGGASREIEEALTAYGEIVGVAFQISDDILDIASESDESGKTPGTDLREGVPTLPVLIARRSSAPEDRRLLELLDTDLDDDEALAECLALLRTHPAMDEARAYVVGEAQKAKALLEVLPQGPVRDALERFADVVAVRSA
- a CDS encoding 2-oxoacid:ferredoxin oxidoreductase subunit beta — its product is MSVDLENPSFRSGIESVPTTDMPQTGKEFTSDQEVRWCPGCGDYAVLKAVQGFLPGLGLRRENIVFVSGIGCSSRFPYYLDTYGMHSIHGRAPSIATGIATAREDLSVWVVTGDGDALSIGGNHLIHALRRNVNLTILLFNNRIYGLTKGQYSPTSETGKVTKSTPVGSIDHPFNPVSLALGAEATFVARTIDSDRSHLTAVLSAAAAHRGAALVEIYQNCPIFNDGAFDDLKSPDTKAGAIIPLVHGEPIVFGADGSQGLIRDSATGGVKVAAVAEVGLGSVLVHDAHHPDPTTAFALSRLTDAGVLHRSPIGIFRQVQRPTYDDQARAQVADARAATDGAPEERLAALLNAGDTWTVG
- a CDS encoding sulfate/molybdate ABC transporter ATP-binding protein, encoding MSIEVRGVSKRYGDFVALDDVSVSLPTGQLTALLGPSGGGKSTLLRIIAGLDSADTGTVAIEGTEATHLPPQKRNVGFVFQHYAVFKHMTVAKNVAFGLEIRKRPKAEVAARVKELLELVHLSQFADRLPSQLSGGQRQRMALARALAVSPSVLLLDEPFGALDAKVRKELRDWLRRLHDEVHVTTVFVTHDQEEALEVADEIVVINNGRVEQVGSPDQLYDAPANDFVMSFLGDVTTLGGSLIRPHDIEVTLAPVGPDSVEGTVARVLRIGFEVRLTVLTDPGEVVTVEMTRTHAKRLGVEEGSTVFLSAVVGATTV
- a CDS encoding sulfate ABC transporter permease, whose protein sequence is MGRWLRRLIVVAYLSLLVLWPTWYVVKNTFSGGFGAFWDVLQMPEVTSALEVTARISVIAVAINVVFGVWISLVLVRYTFPGRRILSALIDLPLSVSPVVVGLALMLVYSPAYGWFGKPLDGAGIEIVFATPGMVLATCFVTLPLVIREVVPVLEELGDDQEQAARSLGAGTWQTFWRITVPGIRWALIYGLVLSLARALGEFGAVKVVSSRIAGQSMTATTLVEARSQFAPGEAYALSFLLAFAGVVCLVIVALLRAQANRSLGEKS
- a CDS encoding ABC transporter permease, giving the protein MSARPLGRGAGLGLGVAMIWFSLLILIPLAAIIVKAAGGGPSTFGHVLTESETRDALLLTVKMSVIVTIVNVVVGTLIAWELVRDRPARARGAAAVGEWFWGKVRVVIDLVIDIPFALPTIVAGLVLLSLYGPHSPLGLHWAPTTQKAILVAIAFVTLPFVVRTVQPVLEELDTDVEDAAASLGAGRLTILRRIVLPSVLPAIFAGASLSFARGLSEYGSLVLLSSNSPHRTETVSVRLFAFIEQSNTRSAAALATILLVVALLAIVVLDVVQRRVARRG
- the nuoN gene encoding NADH-quinone oxidoreductase subunit NuoN, with product MFQQPHLEYGVLWPILLVFGLACVGIVVEAFAPRSRRFPLQVAMTGAGLVVALVRVIWIATDLNTGGATPHTVAEGAIVVDGPGVLLWAVILVVALAGVCLFAERQLDGGVSAFAGQAAALPGTAAERTASQQGLDHTEVYPLLLFAVGGMMLFPVAGDLLMLFVALEVLSLPLYLLVGLARRRRLLSQEAALKYFLLGAFSSGFFLYGLALVYGYAGTLDLAGIGRVVRHGGPNHPLLIVGMGLMAVGLLFKVGAVPFHAWTPDVYQGAPTAVTAWMSAATKVAAFGALLRLFVVAFGHDRLSWQPVLGVIAIATMLFGAGIAVVQSDVKRMLAYSAVAHTGFLLTGVVGFSAGDNDGADATHAVLFYLVAYSVATVGAFALVTVVRDSNGEATSFAKWTGLGRRSPSVAVLFALFLFSMAGIPLTGGFIGKWEVFTVALRAGYWPVVVAAIAASIVSVFFYVRFVLLLFFIEPKAADAAPEQSLGVVAVPAWGSIAVIAVCAAGTIFLGVLPDPVLHLIDNAGSFLG